One segment of Capnocytophaga sp. oral taxon 878 DNA contains the following:
- the prmC gene encoding peptide chain release factor N(5)-glutamine methyltransferase, with translation MSFAELKTYIHQQLSTLYESTEIQSFYFMLLEHYGHYSKATVLVQPENNLPEEVEQNITKSISALQSDLPIQYLLGETEFCTYRFFVDENVLIPRPETEELVDWVYNEYKTHHNSLKILDIGTGSGAIAITLKKLLPQAEVTAIDVSAGALAIAQRNAKANEAEVNFLQQDILTTSSLTQKYDVIISNPPYVRFTEKAEMHPNVLRYEPHLALFVPDENPLLFYRKITELAATSLVHNGNLFFEINQYLAKETETLVRQEGFTQVILKQDLSGNDRMLCCKK, from the coding sequence ATGAGCTTTGCCGAACTTAAAACCTATATACATCAGCAGCTCAGCACATTGTATGAAAGTACTGAGATACAGTCTTTTTACTTTATGTTGCTGGAACATTATGGGCATTACAGTAAGGCAACAGTATTAGTACAACCTGAAAATAACCTGCCTGAAGAGGTAGAACAAAATATTACAAAATCGATAAGTGCATTACAATCGGATTTGCCTATACAATACTTGTTGGGCGAGACCGAGTTCTGTACTTATCGTTTTTTTGTAGATGAAAATGTACTTATTCCCCGTCCTGAAACTGAAGAATTAGTTGATTGGGTTTATAATGAGTACAAAACACATCATAATAGTCTGAAAATATTGGATATAGGCACAGGTAGTGGGGCTATCGCTATTACACTTAAAAAGCTTTTACCTCAAGCTGAAGTCACTGCTATTGATGTCTCAGCAGGAGCTCTTGCTATAGCCCAACGTAATGCTAAGGCTAATGAAGCTGAGGTTAATTTTCTTCAGCAAGATATATTAACCACATCTTCTCTTACCCAAAAATACGATGTTATAATCTCCAATCCTCCCTATGTACGTTTCACCGAAAAAGCCGAAATGCATCCTAATGTATTGCGTTATGAGCCTCATTTAGCTTTGTTTGTTCCCGATGAAAACCCTCTGCTTTTCTACCGTAAAATAACCGAATTAGCTGCTACTTCTCTTGTACATAATGGTAACCTTTTTTTTGAAATTAATCAGTATCTTGCAAAAGAAACAGAAACCTTAGTACGCCAAGAAGGTTTTACTCAGGTTATTTTAAAACAGGATCTTTCAGGTAACGATAGGATGTTGTGTTGTAAAAAGTAA
- a CDS encoding energy transducer TonB has product MSLFDTVYERKSLALTTVVMCLIVFLMFLAGMKYLDPMPESGVEVAYGVDMVGMGERTTPPSAAQQTQETPPQQESTPEQSTSPDVKDNLLAQDNDEEVAVPEVPKKEEKKKETPKKETSKPAPKPSQETLGALDNIFGAAKAGGTNTAGQGDGNTPGYQGQIDGSQYANNYYGSGGGGNSGKGWGLSGRSIATQGRVFQDCNEEGLVVVQIEVDRSGKVVKATPGVKGTTNSAQCLLDAARKTAYKYSWNPDDNAPVRQIGFIIVNFKLGEKDK; this is encoded by the coding sequence ATGAGCTTATTTGATACTGTATACGAACGAAAATCATTAGCACTCACCACCGTAGTGATGTGCCTAATCGTATTCTTGATGTTTCTTGCCGGAATGAAATACCTCGATCCTATGCCCGAAAGTGGGGTAGAGGTAGCCTATGGCGTCGATATGGTAGGTATGGGCGAACGTACCACTCCCCCCTCAGCAGCACAACAAACACAAGAAACACCACCACAACAGGAATCAACCCCCGAACAAAGCACTTCCCCCGATGTCAAAGATAACCTCTTAGCTCAAGATAACGACGAAGAGGTAGCAGTCCCCGAAGTACCTAAAAAAGAAGAAAAAAAGAAAGAAACTCCTAAAAAAGAAACCTCAAAACCCGCTCCTAAACCTTCTCAAGAAACCTTAGGCGCCCTAGATAATATTTTTGGGGCTGCCAAAGCAGGAGGTACCAATACAGCAGGCCAAGGTGATGGCAATACCCCTGGTTACCAAGGGCAAATCGATGGTAGCCAGTACGCCAATAACTATTACGGATCAGGCGGCGGAGGTAACTCTGGTAAAGGATGGGGCTTAAGCGGTCGCAGTATTGCTACACAAGGTAGGGTCTTCCAAGATTGTAATGAAGAAGGACTCGTAGTGGTGCAAATAGAAGTCGATCGCAGTGGTAAAGTTGTCAAAGCTACCCCTGGTGTTAAAGGTACTACCAACTCCGCTCAGTGCTTGCTCGATGCAGCACGCAAAACAGCCTACAAATACAGCTGGAACCCCGATGATAATGCTCCTGTACGCCAAATAGGTTTTATTATTGTTAACTTTAAGTTAGGAGAAAAAGATAAATAA
- a CDS encoding MotA/TolQ/ExbB proton channel family protein, with protein sequence MLGLQTSMGIATSTADTTPLVQEKTLSVMDMIINGGTGNIIIIGVLFLMLAVALFIYFERLFAIKAASHVDKTFMYKIRDSIASGKLDAAKMLCLQTNSPVARLIEKGVSRIGKPLEDINKAIENAGTLEVYKLEKNTAILATIAGAGPMIGFLGTVVGMIMSFHEMASAGGQAEMGALAGGIYTAMATTVAGLIVGIVAYVGYNHLVVKTDKIVHLMEANAVEFLDLLNEPL encoded by the coding sequence ATGTTAGGATTACAAACTTCTATGGGTATTGCTACCAGTACAGCCGATACCACCCCCTTAGTACAAGAAAAAACTCTTTCTGTAATGGATATGATTATCAATGGGGGTACAGGTAACATTATTATTATAGGCGTCCTATTTCTGATGCTCGCCGTTGCCCTATTCATCTACTTTGAACGCCTCTTCGCTATCAAAGCCGCTTCACACGTCGATAAAACTTTTATGTATAAAATACGCGATAGTATCGCTTCGGGTAAATTAGATGCTGCCAAAATGCTTTGCCTACAAACCAATTCTCCCGTAGCTCGACTTATCGAAAAAGGCGTTTCTCGCATAGGCAAACCCCTCGAAGATATCAATAAAGCCATTGAAAATGCAGGAACTTTGGAAGTTTATAAACTCGAAAAAAATACAGCTATCCTAGCCACCATAGCAGGTGCCGGACCTATGATCGGATTTTTAGGCACGGTTGTTGGTATGATTATGTCGTTCCACGAAATGGCTTCAGCAGGTGGCCAAGCCGAAATGGGCGCACTCGCAGGTGGTATCTATACCGCTATGGCTACTACCGTTGCAGGGCTTATAGTCGGCATCGTTGCCTACGTAGGCTATAACCACTTAGTAGTTAAAACCGATAAAATCGTACACCTAATGGAAGCCAATGCTGTCGAGTTCCTCGACCTTTTGAACGAACCCCTATAA
- a CDS encoding folylpolyglutamate synthase/dihydrofolate synthase family protein, which yields MNYQETVAWMFAQLPMFQTQGRSALNNKLDKTIAFAQHLGNPEQKIRTVHIAGTNGKGSSSSMIASVLQEAGYKVGLYTSPHLKDFRERIKINGEQIPQSYVVNFIAHNQSFLQAHQLSFFEMTVGMAFSYFFDEKVDIAVIEVGLGGRFDSTNIIIPEVSLITNISKDHTDILGDTLAKIAFEKAGIIKHQVPVVISEYNPETAPVFTQRAKEEQAPIIFANTIETDLTTDLQGIYQKKNIKGVIAVLELLIHKGWDISPENITNGLQHVVRNTHLEGRWQTLSTQPTVVCDTGHNVGGLTYVMQQLAKQNYTHLHIVVGFVKEKDVNGVLELFPKEATYYFCSPHIARGLSVDTLKEIATAKGLKGEAYPSVQQALQAAKAQALPTDFIFVGGSTFVVAEVV from the coding sequence ATGAACTATCAAGAAACTGTTGCGTGGATGTTTGCCCAATTGCCTATGTTCCAAACTCAAGGCAGAAGCGCACTGAACAATAAATTAGATAAAACAATAGCCTTTGCCCAGCATTTGGGTAACCCCGAACAAAAAATAAGAACAGTACACATAGCTGGTACCAATGGCAAAGGTTCTTCCAGCAGTATGATAGCCTCTGTATTACAAGAGGCTGGTTATAAGGTAGGTCTCTATACTTCACCACACCTCAAAGACTTCCGTGAGCGTATCAAAATCAATGGAGAACAGATTCCCCAAAGTTATGTCGTGAACTTTATCGCCCATAACCAATCTTTCCTACAAGCTCACCAACTCTCATTCTTCGAGATGACTGTAGGTATGGCTTTCTCCTATTTCTTTGATGAAAAAGTTGATATCGCAGTAATCGAAGTTGGTTTAGGAGGCCGTTTTGATTCTACCAATATCATTATTCCCGAAGTATCACTCATCACCAATATTTCTAAAGACCATACCGATATTTTAGGCGATACCCTTGCCAAAATAGCTTTTGAAAAAGCAGGAATTATCAAGCACCAAGTACCAGTGGTAATTAGTGAATACAATCCCGAAACAGCTCCAGTATTCACCCAGCGTGCCAAAGAAGAGCAAGCCCCTATTATCTTTGCCAATACTATCGAAACAGATTTAACTACTGATTTGCAAGGTATTTACCAAAAAAAGAACATCAAGGGGGTTATAGCTGTCTTAGAGTTGCTTATTCATAAAGGTTGGGACATTTCTCCCGAAAATATCACTAATGGGTTACAACACGTAGTGCGCAATACCCATCTTGAAGGGCGTTGGCAAACCCTCAGTACCCAGCCTACAGTAGTATGTGATACAGGCCATAATGTAGGCGGACTTACCTATGTAATGCAACAGCTCGCCAAGCAAAACTATACTCATCTACATATAGTAGTAGGTTTTGTTAAAGAAAAAGATGTCAATGGAGTGTTAGAACTCTTCCCCAAAGAGGCTACTTACTATTTCTGTAGCCCTCATATAGCACGTGGGCTCAGCGTCGATACTCTTAAAGAAATAGCCACTGCCAAAGGACTTAAAGGTGAGGCTTATCCCTCCGTGCAGCAAGCCTTACAAGCTGCCAAGGCTCAAGCCCTCCCTACCGATTTTATTTTTGTAGGAGGTAGTACCTTCGTAGTTGCCGAAGTGGTATAA
- a CDS encoding glucosaminidase domain-containing protein, with protein MKRRFSLLLLYLLILSSCSDKYYKNAKNPHTVVHKGQRTIVETHKPSHAELAQRTKALLEAKMNQKDFTEDDFHEIPPAKQVTTAVTQKYIEDYKDIAMVEMQRYNIPASITLAQGILESGSGQGRLARYGNNHFGIKCHATWNGKTITHDDDEKSECFRRYKYAYESFEDHSQFLTKRGRYSSLFELDPTDYESWAHGLKKAGYATDPAYAKKLIALIKKFNLHQYDNQVIAMKGNTIDMPMGTDIISTPVPKKETTPVVAENQSAVVKEKVTIKETPKKETSKTVAVAKKETPKPAAKKVETPAVVKESPIKKEAVAEYYQVQTGDTLYKIAREQQVSVQQLMKLNNFDDISSSSLRVGQQIRVN; from the coding sequence ATGAAGAGAAGATTTAGTTTACTATTACTATATCTCCTTATTTTATCGTCTTGCTCAGACAAGTACTATAAAAACGCTAAAAACCCTCACACTGTAGTTCATAAGGGGCAACGTACTATTGTCGAAACACATAAACCATCTCATGCTGAGCTAGCCCAGCGTACCAAAGCGCTGTTGGAGGCCAAAATGAATCAAAAAGATTTCACCGAGGACGATTTTCACGAAATACCTCCTGCCAAGCAGGTAACCACAGCTGTAACCCAAAAGTATATTGAGGATTACAAGGATATTGCTATGGTTGAAATGCAACGCTATAACATCCCTGCAAGTATCACTTTAGCACAAGGTATCTTGGAAAGTGGTTCGGGGCAAGGTAGGTTGGCTCGTTATGGTAATAACCACTTTGGTATCAAATGCCACGCTACTTGGAATGGCAAAACTATCACTCATGATGATGATGAGAAAAGTGAGTGCTTCCGTCGCTATAAGTATGCTTACGAATCTTTTGAAGATCATTCACAATTTCTTACCAAGCGTGGTAGGTATAGTTCTTTGTTTGAACTTGACCCTACCGACTATGAAAGTTGGGCTCATGGACTTAAAAAAGCTGGCTACGCTACCGATCCTGCTTACGCCAAAAAGTTAATAGCGCTTATCAAAAAATTCAACCTACATCAGTATGACAATCAGGTTATTGCTATGAAAGGCAATACTATTGATATGCCTATGGGTACCGATATTATATCTACTCCTGTACCTAAAAAAGAAACTACTCCAGTAGTAGCCGAAAATCAGTCAGCTGTTGTTAAGGAAAAAGTAACAATTAAAGAAACTCCCAAAAAAGAAACTTCTAAAACAGTAGCAGTTGCCAAAAAGGAAACACCTAAACCTGCTGCTAAAAAGGTAGAAACTCCTGCTGTTGTTAAGGAATCTCCTATTAAAAAGGAAGCTGTAGCCGAGTATTATCAAGTGCAAACAGGTGATACACTTTATAAAATAGCTCGTGAGCAACAAGTGTCTGTACAGCAACTTATGAAGCTCAATAATTTTGATGATATTAGCAGTAGTAGTTTGCGTGTGGGGCAACAAATACGTGTAAATTAA
- a CDS encoding biopolymer transporter ExbD codes for MKLKGRNKVNPEFSMSSMTDIVFLLLVFFMITSNSPNALDLILPKAKGKSTNTQNVSVSIDKNLNFFIDKRPIQIDNLDAELKAALTGVENPTIILRVEESVPIENAVTVMDVANQNHYKVILAVRPK; via the coding sequence ATGAAATTAAAAGGAAGAAATAAGGTGAATCCGGAGTTCAGTATGTCGTCAATGACCGATATAGTGTTCCTGTTGCTCGTTTTCTTTATGATAACCTCCAACAGCCCCAATGCACTCGATTTGATTTTGCCCAAAGCAAAAGGCAAATCTACCAATACCCAAAATGTATCGGTAAGCATAGATAAAAACTTGAATTTCTTTATCGACAAACGACCCATACAAATAGATAACCTAGATGCCGAACTCAAAGCCGCTCTCACAGGAGTCGAAAACCCCACAATAATTCTCCGTGTCGAAGAGAGCGTCCCTATTGAAAATGCCGTAACCGTAATGGATGTCGCTAACCAAAACCACTATAAAGTCATCCTAGCCGTACGTCCTAAATAA
- a CDS encoding 1-aminocyclopropane-1-carboxylate deaminase/D-cysteine desulfhydrase, whose amino-acid sequence MIPLLFENLSIENQPVSMPLPNGITLTIKREDKNHRFVSGNKLRKLKYNIAQALTEGKDTILTFGGAYSNHIAATAAAGQAMGLKTIGVIRGDELATKIDVNPTLKFAKMCGMDFLFVSRSDYRYKHTPEFLEDLQKRYGSSVYIAPEGGTNTLAVKGCEEILTPNDAVFDVICTAVGTGGTISGLINASAPHQTVIGFPALKGEFLNKVINNYTNKTNWHLVHDYHFGGYAKVNEDLVTFLNVFNKNTHIPLDPIYVGKMIFAIFALANKGYFEPNTKILAIHTGGLQGIEGFNKERIKKHKSILDYEEKI is encoded by the coding sequence ATGATTCCATTATTGTTTGAAAATTTAAGTATTGAAAACCAACCCGTCTCAATGCCCCTACCCAATGGCATCACCCTTACTATTAAGCGTGAGGATAAGAACCACCGCTTCGTATCGGGTAACAAATTACGCAAACTTAAGTATAACATTGCACAAGCCTTAACCGAGGGTAAAGATACCATACTTACTTTTGGCGGAGCCTACTCCAACCATATCGCAGCTACAGCTGCAGCAGGTCAAGCTATGGGGTTAAAAACCATAGGAGTGATTCGTGGCGACGAATTAGCTACAAAAATCGATGTTAATCCCACGTTAAAGTTTGCTAAAATGTGCGGAATGGACTTTTTATTCGTTTCACGCTCCGATTACAGATATAAGCATACCCCTGAGTTTTTAGAAGATTTGCAAAAACGTTATGGTTCAAGTGTTTATATAGCTCCAGAGGGGGGTACCAATACCTTAGCAGTAAAGGGTTGTGAAGAGATTCTTACCCCCAATGATGCTGTTTTTGATGTCATCTGTACCGCCGTGGGTACGGGAGGTACCATCTCAGGTCTTATCAATGCCAGTGCTCCTCACCAAACTGTAATCGGTTTTCCAGCACTTAAGGGGGAGTTTCTTAACAAAGTTATTAACAACTATACCAATAAAACCAATTGGCACCTTGTTCACGACTATCATTTTGGTGGATATGCTAAAGTAAATGAGGATTTAGTGACTTTTTTAAATGTTTTTAACAAAAACACTCATATACCGTTGGATCCTATATACGTTGGTAAGATGATTTTTGCTATCTTTGCACTCGCTAACAAAGGATATTTTGAGCCTAATACCAAAATATTAGCCATCCATACCGGAGGGCTACAAGGTATAGAAGGCTTTAACAAGGAACGAATTAAAAAACATAAAAGTATATTGGATTATGAAGAGAAGATTTAG